A portion of the Granulosicoccus antarcticus IMCC3135 genome contains these proteins:
- a CDS encoding PASTA domain-containing protein, which produces MDDQTLPQLLDDVPAALGELIGAVGRGVADAQQALDRSTIEQIARIYSDLDDDTQAHLRAIGYQPTWYKIPEATAELMVTLSVAGGDGVQHRSDTGVRLHATPVDANYANKYSFNLQAASKVTFKIVPVPPTAQAEEIRVVPHLDGRASTEAAQILDRLGIRHNLDDDAEGEVDSTSPSAGSMLGPDDVLTIKTRTANAPGAS; this is translated from the coding sequence ATGGATGACCAAACACTCCCGCAACTGCTAGACGACGTTCCTGCTGCGCTGGGTGAGCTGATCGGAGCGGTTGGGCGAGGTGTCGCCGATGCGCAACAAGCTCTGGACCGATCGACAATCGAACAGATCGCTCGAATCTACAGCGACCTTGATGACGACACACAGGCCCACCTCAGGGCGATCGGATATCAACCGACCTGGTACAAGATACCGGAAGCCACTGCAGAGTTGATGGTGACGTTAAGCGTTGCCGGTGGCGACGGGGTTCAGCATCGGTCGGATACCGGGGTGCGCCTCCACGCCACGCCAGTGGACGCCAACTACGCAAACAAGTACAGCTTTAATCTGCAGGCGGCCAGCAAGGTGACGTTCAAGATCGTGCCCGTTCCGCCAACAGCGCAGGCCGAGGAAATACGGGTGGTGCCACACCTTGATGGCAGAGCTTCGACCGAAGCTGCGCAGATTCTGGACCGTCTCGGAATTCGTCACAATCTTGATGATGACGCGGAAGGTGAGGTGGATTCGACTAGCCCGTCCGCCGGATCAATGCTCGGTCCCGATGATGTCCTCACGATCAAGACCCGAACCGCAAACGCTCCCGGAGCTAGTTGA
- a CDS encoding ComEA family DNA-binding protein has translation MANPIGIGDIDLNHTSMAEVIHSVALAIAHAQFELDRSSIVAAAALAGATTDGEAASAMVPFGREVNAGQLEPRYVSMVELGFVPTFYQFVDTVIDMKLSISLRRTRWDGGRTGQKYSSGTLGVTAKPVDANFSSTYNYRADLASSVRTKLVPIPPPPALEERINAQYARPDPVVAQGPNGLVDLNAADQSELITLEGIGKALAGRIVDARPFDSLDELEDIKGIDDQIIEGIRPSSRV, from the coding sequence ATGGCAAACCCCATTGGCATCGGTGACATCGATTTGAACCATACCTCAATGGCGGAGGTTATTCACAGTGTTGCGTTGGCCATCGCCCACGCCCAGTTTGAACTTGACCGGTCAAGTATCGTGGCAGCGGCTGCCTTGGCTGGAGCCACGACGGATGGCGAAGCGGCGTCGGCCATGGTCCCCTTCGGTCGAGAAGTCAACGCCGGTCAGCTTGAGCCCAGATACGTGTCCATGGTTGAGCTTGGCTTCGTGCCGACTTTTTACCAGTTCGTCGACACAGTCATCGATATGAAGTTGTCGATCTCGTTGCGGCGAACCCGGTGGGATGGTGGACGGACCGGTCAAAAATACAGCAGCGGTACTCTTGGTGTCACCGCGAAACCGGTAGATGCCAACTTCTCATCGACTTACAACTATCGAGCTGATCTTGCGTCTTCAGTTCGTACCAAGTTGGTGCCGATTCCTCCACCGCCTGCGCTAGAGGAGCGTATTAACGCCCAATATGCTCGACCAGACCCTGTCGTTGCGCAGGGCCCCAACGGTCTTGTTGACCTCAATGCGGCTGACCAGTCAGAGCTCATCACACTCGAAGGAATTGGTAAGGCGTTAGCTGGTCGTATTGTCGATGCCCGCCCGTTTGACTCGCTTGATGAGCTTGAGGATATCAAGGGCATCGACGATCAGATCATAGAGGGTATCCGACCCTCGTCCCGAGTTTGA
- a CDS encoding DM13 domain-containing protein, whose amino-acid sequence MKSKYLPVLLIALPLLFASLQVQSQDVSATGTFSGDNKHVTTGQVSLVKTDEGMSIVLGADFSLDNAPYPSVGLGKDGEFLLDIAKLKSLSGEQTYLLPASVNISDFNEIYIWCEKFSVSLGSAKL is encoded by the coding sequence ATGAAAAGCAAATATTTACCCGTCCTCCTGATTGCCCTGCCACTGCTGTTTGCATCGTTGCAAGTTCAATCGCAAGACGTATCTGCAACTGGTACTTTTTCGGGTGACAACAAGCACGTTACGACAGGCCAGGTAAGCTTGGTGAAAACCGACGAAGGTATGAGCATTGTTCTGGGAGCAGACTTCTCGCTGGACAACGCACCTTACCCATCTGTGGGCTTGGGTAAGGATGGGGAATTTTTGCTAGACATCGCAAAATTGAAGTCATTGTCGGGCGAGCAAACCTATCTGTTACCCGCCTCTGTCAACATCAGTGATTTCAACGAAATCTATATCTGGTGCGAAAAATTCAGCGTATCGCTGGGTTCAGCTAAACTGTAG
- a CDS encoding TetR/AcrR family transcriptional regulator encodes MARPRKFDREDILNRMKLAFWENGYNDISMDDVGRITNLNRGSIYNAFGDKRALYLEALELYGQQHYGAAVELIQQADNTPTAVQQLYEGAFKSMKDDQARWGCFMCNAAVEVAPADPEVAIIVKKYIATLSKAFLHSLQKSYPTANTIKYPKNIAEQLTSSYIGFNVMARTGMTIASLRRISDASVEVVTA; translated from the coding sequence ATGGCTAGACCTAGAAAATTTGATCGAGAAGACATCCTTAACAGGATGAAGTTGGCGTTTTGGGAAAATGGCTATAACGACATTTCCATGGACGACGTTGGCCGAATCACCAATTTGAACAGAGGTAGCATCTACAACGCGTTCGGCGACAAGCGTGCCTTGTACCTGGAAGCGCTGGAGCTTTATGGGCAGCAGCATTACGGTGCCGCTGTTGAGCTGATACAGCAAGCAGACAATACGCCAACTGCGGTACAACAACTTTACGAAGGCGCCTTTAAAAGCATGAAAGACGATCAGGCACGATGGGGTTGCTTCATGTGCAATGCGGCAGTGGAAGTTGCCCCTGCGGACCCAGAGGTGGCCATCATTGTGAAAAAATACATAGCCACTCTATCCAAAGCATTCCTGCATTCACTTCAGAAAAGCTACCCCACAGCTAACACGATCAAATACCCGAAAAATATTGCCGAACAACTGACCTCCAGCTATATCGGTTTCAACGTCATGGCCAGAACCGGAATGACTATCGCCTCTTTGCGACGAATTTCAGATGCCTCCGTCGAAGTGGTAACTGCTTGA
- a CDS encoding UbiA family prenyltransferase translates to MSWTAKTAFELGRVSNLPTAWTNTAAGMLLSGAAMADWRFPVLLLAMTSAYTGGMFLNDAFDAEIDSRQRPERPIPSGSVSKSSVFLSGFSMLAVSVFLVAICALSTNGGGWKAVMASIALCATITLYNAWHKGNTLGPVIMGACRLLVYITAGLSYTSTPDSLLYLGAAISLCYLIGLTYTAKQESLGEVRNMWPLLFLLTPIIFGLYGLSADKLVFLPLLLLVAWLLVVMRFLRRRGPGDIPRAVVSMIAGISLMDAVFIATTGSLAWVVFCIAGFLATIVLQKWISGT, encoded by the coding sequence TTGAGCTGGACGGCAAAAACTGCTTTTGAACTCGGTCGCGTATCCAATCTGCCGACCGCCTGGACCAACACAGCAGCCGGCATGTTGCTGTCAGGTGCTGCTATGGCTGACTGGCGCTTTCCCGTGCTGCTGCTTGCCATGACATCGGCCTATACCGGAGGTATGTTTCTGAATGATGCTTTTGATGCCGAGATAGATTCACGACAACGCCCCGAACGCCCGATCCCCTCAGGCAGTGTAAGCAAGAGCAGCGTGTTTCTGTCAGGCTTCTCCATGCTTGCAGTATCTGTCTTCCTGGTAGCTATATGTGCACTTTCGACAAATGGGGGTGGTTGGAAAGCAGTAATGGCGTCTATTGCCTTGTGTGCAACGATCACGCTCTATAACGCATGGCACAAAGGAAATACTCTGGGCCCTGTCATCATGGGGGCTTGTCGCCTACTGGTGTATATCACTGCGGGCTTGAGCTATACCAGCACTCCTGACTCTCTGCTCTACCTTGGAGCTGCAATATCCTTGTGTTATCTGATCGGACTGACCTACACGGCAAAGCAGGAAAGTCTGGGTGAGGTTCGGAACATGTGGCCCCTGCTGTTTCTGCTTACCCCAATCATATTCGGACTCTATGGCTTGTCGGCAGACAAGCTGGTCTTTCTGCCATTGCTGCTACTCGTCGCCTGGCTTCTTGTGGTCATGCGATTTCTCAGACGCAGAGGTCCGGGAGATATACCGCGGGCCGTCGTTAGCATGATCGCGGGAATCTCACTGATGGATGCTGTGTTCATTGCCACCACCGGCAGTCTGGCATGGGTCGTATTCTGCATCGCCGGGTTTCTTGCAACGATAGTTCTGCAAAAATGGATTTCAGGGACCTAA
- the eboE gene encoding metabolite traffic protein EboE, with protein sequence MKLVHSSGSLSHLSYCSNIHAGESWQAVRENLQRYIPGIRDALVPGEEFGIGLRLSAAAVNDLAQAEALQEFRQFLAQNNLYVFTINGFPYGPFHGTRVKEDVYLPDWMDEERLRYTNQLADVFASILPDEQNGSISTVPGAFKERVAGSDDIRQMADNMVRHAAHLAQLHQNTGKFITLALEPEPCCFLETIDESVHFFSQELFGDASTDLMASLTHTDVDSARELLRKHLTLCLDLCHAAVEFEDPDECLAKLEAAGITVGKLQISSGLRLKDVSASTVDSLEPFIDKVYLHQVVERHNGTLNRFTDLPEAIEHLGNSQESREWRVHFHVPIFLEELADFSSTQSFVAAMLSRHKKKPISDHLEVETYTWDVLPAELRTQSVDQAIVREMRWVLEALS encoded by the coding sequence GTGAAACTCGTTCACTCATCAGGCAGCCTGAGCCATCTCAGTTATTGCTCGAACATTCATGCTGGTGAAAGCTGGCAGGCAGTGCGAGAGAATCTGCAACGCTACATTCCGGGTATCAGGGATGCACTGGTGCCGGGTGAAGAATTCGGGATCGGTCTGAGACTCTCAGCGGCAGCTGTCAATGATCTGGCTCAGGCCGAAGCTCTGCAGGAATTCCGTCAGTTTCTCGCTCAGAACAATCTTTATGTTTTCACCATCAACGGCTTCCCCTACGGCCCCTTCCACGGCACGCGAGTGAAAGAAGACGTCTATCTACCTGATTGGATGGATGAAGAAAGACTGCGTTATACCAACCAGCTGGCCGATGTCTTTGCAAGCATTCTGCCTGACGAGCAAAATGGCAGTATCAGCACGGTACCCGGTGCCTTCAAGGAGCGGGTTGCCGGTTCCGATGATATTCGACAGATGGCAGACAACATGGTCAGACACGCCGCTCACCTTGCGCAGCTGCATCAGAACACAGGCAAATTCATTACTCTGGCACTGGAGCCCGAGCCTTGCTGCTTCCTGGAAACCATTGATGAGAGCGTTCATTTTTTCAGCCAGGAGCTTTTCGGTGATGCATCAACTGATTTGATGGCAAGCCTGACGCATACCGACGTGGACAGCGCTCGCGAGCTGCTACGCAAACACCTGACTCTGTGCCTTGACTTGTGCCATGCAGCTGTAGAGTTTGAAGATCCCGATGAATGCCTGGCCAAACTTGAAGCTGCGGGCATTACTGTGGGAAAACTGCAAATCAGCTCCGGTCTTCGACTAAAGGATGTCAGCGCCTCGACAGTGGACAGCCTTGAGCCATTTATCGACAAAGTCTATCTGCATCAGGTGGTCGAGCGCCATAATGGCACCCTCAACCGCTTTACCGACTTGCCCGAAGCCATCGAACATCTGGGTAACAGTCAGGAAAGTCGGGAATGGCGAGTACATTTTCATGTTCCGATTTTTCTTGAAGAGCTCGCAGATTTTTCATCCACACAGTCATTTGTTGCAGCCATGCTAAGCCGGCACAAGAAAAAGCCGATCAGTGATCACCTTGAAGTCGAGACCTACACCTGGGACGTACTTCCAGCTGAATTGCGTACCCAATCCGTTGACCAGGCGATTGTTCGCGAGATGCGCTGGGTTCTGGAGGCCTTGTCTTGA
- a CDS encoding alkaline phosphatase family protein encodes MNKTLVILVVGLSPGLVGEHTPHLSALAKRGGLRSLKAVTPAVTCSAQSTLVTGKLPAEHGIVGNGWYFRDLSEVWLWRQSNKLVEGDKIWDTARQRDSDFTCAKMFWWYNMYSTADWSATPRPMYPADGRKIPDHYAYPPELHDELDEKFGQFPLFKFWGPAADITSSKWISDATRHVMDTRSPTLTLTYLPHLDYNLQRLGPDLDHPLIQKDLTEVDALCGELIETADKQNQNIIVVSEYGITPVTDAVHINRELRRAGLVRVRNEKGREQFDAGASDAFAVADHQIAHVYVNNPDVLEKTKALLESLDGIEHVLDEEGKKAWGLDHERSGELVAISKADRWFSYYYWLDDECAPDYARTVDIHRKPGYDPVELFVDPEIKSPKAAIISRLARKKLGFRTLLDVISLKETTLVKGSHGRPTDDPEHGPLVISSNSHLLPDGEVNSVDFKELVLQHIFAQK; translated from the coding sequence ATGAACAAGACACTAGTGATATTGGTTGTTGGTTTGAGTCCTGGCCTCGTTGGCGAGCACACACCCCATCTTTCGGCGCTTGCAAAGCGCGGTGGCCTGAGGTCACTCAAGGCTGTGACCCCGGCGGTTACCTGTTCAGCGCAGAGCACGCTGGTCACTGGCAAGCTGCCTGCAGAGCACGGTATCGTTGGCAATGGGTGGTATTTTCGTGATCTTTCCGAAGTCTGGCTCTGGCGTCAGTCAAACAAGCTGGTCGAAGGTGACAAGATCTGGGATACCGCTCGTCAGAGAGACAGTGACTTTACCTGCGCGAAGATGTTCTGGTGGTACAACATGTACTCCACGGCAGACTGGAGCGCGACTCCACGTCCGATGTATCCGGCCGATGGGCGCAAGATTCCTGATCATTACGCCTATCCCCCTGAGTTACATGATGAGCTGGATGAGAAGTTCGGGCAATTTCCACTGTTCAAGTTCTGGGGGCCGGCTGCAGATATAACGTCAAGTAAATGGATCAGCGATGCGACGCGGCATGTCATGGATACGCGCAGTCCGACTCTGACACTGACTTATCTGCCTCATCTGGATTACAACCTGCAGCGATTGGGGCCGGATCTTGATCATCCTCTGATCCAGAAGGATCTGACGGAGGTCGATGCCCTGTGCGGCGAGTTGATCGAGACGGCGGACAAGCAGAATCAGAACATCATCGTGGTGTCCGAATACGGAATCACCCCCGTAACAGATGCTGTGCACATCAATCGTGAGTTGCGGCGAGCGGGGCTGGTAAGGGTGCGTAATGAGAAGGGGCGAGAGCAGTTCGATGCAGGTGCATCCGACGCCTTTGCCGTCGCTGATCATCAGATCGCACATGTGTATGTCAATAATCCGGATGTGCTGGAGAAAACCAAAGCACTGCTTGAAAGCCTGGATGGTATCGAGCATGTTCTGGATGAGGAGGGGAAGAAAGCATGGGGGCTGGACCACGAACGTTCAGGTGAGCTGGTTGCGATCTCGAAGGCAGACCGTTGGTTCAGCTACTACTACTGGCTGGATGACGAGTGCGCACCGGACTACGCACGTACCGTCGACATTCATCGCAAGCCGGGCTACGACCCTGTCGAGCTGTTCGTAGACCCTGAAATCAAGTCTCCCAAGGCGGCGATCATCTCTCGCCTGGCAAGGAAGAAGCTGGGTTTCCGGACCTTGCTGGATGTGATCTCTCTGAAGGAGACGACACTGGTCAAAGGATCGCATGGCCGACCAACCGATGACCCGGAGCATGGGCCGTTGGTGATCAGTTCAAATTCGCATCTACTGCCTGATGGCGAGGTGAATTCAGTGGATTTCAAGGAGCTGGTCTTGCAACATATTTTCGCACAGAAGTAA
- a CDS encoding PQQ-dependent sugar dehydrogenase, which yields MKRLPVAMACAALLTTSAAFAKEVPTSIDDVAQPGGTLPGNPQIAFVQVATGFLDPVNVANAGDGTGRIFVVERAGRIQIVGKDGAVNDEPFLDLTSINPLGSDVQTGFVEQGLYSVAFHPDFASNGYFYVHYASLPFNGDGMIVRFTVDPESPDVVDADRANGTAKVIMRIEQPWYNHNGGQIEFGPDGMLYIGSGDGGWEGDPYEAGQDLSTLLAKILRIDVNTDDDLVPYKIPADNPFASASSERLMSLFGITEEQFSKIKTRSRPEIWSYGVRNPYEFSFDQKTGDLFIADVGQNHWEEVIFEKAGNGGMNYGWPRMEASYCHPMTGDPAESDCAVVGSLPVAQYPHSAPFPGAPEDASGGCSIQGFGVVNYGGMEGVYMVGDWCSGRVFGVGHDGENWQLQDMMQTTMQFTAGGYDEEGMVMVVNANNFYLADQGPDTNPPGALWRIMPVADVPEGAVVADSVQ from the coding sequence ATGAAACGATTACCTGTCGCCATGGCCTGTGCCGCGCTACTGACTACGTCGGCGGCATTCGCCAAAGAGGTCCCTACAAGTATCGATGATGTTGCTCAACCCGGTGGAACACTTCCCGGTAACCCACAAATTGCATTTGTTCAGGTAGCCACAGGCTTTCTGGACCCGGTCAATGTCGCCAATGCCGGTGACGGTACGGGTCGTATCTTTGTTGTTGAACGAGCTGGACGTATCCAGATCGTTGGTAAGGATGGGGCTGTCAACGACGAGCCATTTCTTGATCTGACCTCCATCAATCCACTGGGTAGTGATGTCCAGACTGGCTTTGTCGAGCAGGGCTTGTATTCAGTCGCCTTTCATCCTGACTTTGCAAGTAACGGTTATTTCTACGTTCACTATGCTTCTCTGCCATTCAACGGCGACGGTATGATCGTACGTTTTACTGTTGACCCTGAAAGCCCCGATGTCGTGGATGCTGATCGTGCCAATGGGACAGCCAAGGTCATCATGCGAATAGAGCAACCTTGGTACAACCACAACGGTGGTCAAATAGAATTCGGCCCGGATGGCATGTTGTATATTGGTTCTGGTGACGGCGGCTGGGAGGGGGATCCCTACGAAGCGGGTCAGGATCTGTCGACATTGCTGGCCAAGATTCTACGCATTGATGTGAATACGGATGATGATCTGGTTCCATACAAGATTCCGGCAGACAACCCGTTTGCCAGTGCCTCCAGTGAACGCTTGATGTCCTTGTTTGGTATCACTGAAGAGCAGTTCTCAAAGATCAAGACGCGTTCTCGTCCAGAGATCTGGTCTTATGGCGTGCGAAACCCCTATGAGTTTTCCTTCGACCAGAAGACCGGTGATCTGTTCATCGCAGATGTCGGACAGAATCACTGGGAAGAAGTAATCTTCGAAAAAGCGGGTAATGGCGGTATGAACTACGGCTGGCCGCGTATGGAAGCCTCCTATTGCCATCCGATGACAGGGGACCCTGCTGAGTCCGATTGCGCTGTTGTCGGTTCATTGCCTGTTGCTCAATATCCTCACTCAGCACCTTTTCCCGGTGCACCCGAAGATGCTAGCGGTGGTTGTTCCATTCAGGGTTTTGGTGTCGTCAACTATGGCGGCATGGAAGGTGTCTACATGGTGGGAGACTGGTGCTCGGGTCGTGTCTTTGGAGTTGGTCACGATGGTGAGAACTGGCAGCTGCAGGACATGATGCAGACAACCATGCAGTTCACAGCGGGCGGTTATGACGAAGAGGGAATGGTAATGGTGGTCAACGCCAATAACTTCTATCTGGCTGACCAAGGCCCGGATACCAACCCTCCCGGAGCCCTGTGGCGCATCATGCCGGTTGCTGATGTACCCGAGGGTGCAGTTGTCGCTGACTCAGTGCAATAG
- a CDS encoding c-type cytochrome encodes MSKFRHLLPICLMLAVPAIDAAEPAKSSDAVEKSPDTEQVQESGALEFLHALTNKPLDMNMRPEQVLTPAVLEFHETGENPYSGNAERIAAGEKLYKKQCQACHLKDGKGRIGPNLTDDTWTRSRTDTELGRFEVVYGGGAGAMQAFGLRMDQDGILEVLAFIETFRAQ; translated from the coding sequence ATGAGTAAGTTTCGTCACCTGCTGCCAATCTGTTTGATGTTGGCAGTACCTGCTATCGATGCTGCTGAGCCAGCGAAATCATCAGACGCAGTTGAGAAGTCACCTGATACTGAACAAGTACAGGAATCAGGAGCTCTGGAATTCCTGCATGCCCTGACCAACAAGCCACTGGACATGAACATGCGGCCTGAACAGGTCCTGACTCCTGCGGTGCTCGAGTTTCATGAAACAGGTGAAAATCCCTATTCCGGAAATGCCGAGCGTATTGCTGCTGGTGAAAAGCTTTACAAGAAGCAGTGTCAGGCTTGTCATTTGAAGGATGGGAAAGGGCGTATCGGTCCCAATCTGACAGACGACACCTGGACTCGATCCAGAACTGACACAGAATTGGGGCGTTTCGAAGTTGTCTATGGTGGCGGTGCGGGAGCCATGCAGGCATTTGGACTTCGAATGGACCAGGACGGTATTCTGGAAGTTCTGGCCTTTATCGAGACATTTCGAGCGCAATGA
- a CDS encoding isopentenyl-diphosphate Delta-isomerase — MSMLNPHVIDNNLNDLITAINVDDDSAAYPVKKLDAHLNNIRHAAISIFVFNGSRMLLQKRAETKYHSGGLWANTVCSHPRWMESFSACAGRRQEEELGWQVPVRKFGEISYQARVGELFENEFVHCFYGQFDESIDVEQYNRDEVCEVKWLTIPEAILQIEQYPENYTQWFKIYMTKHRQMIDALLYGDMN; from the coding sequence ATGTCCATGTTGAACCCACACGTCATCGATAACAACCTGAATGACCTGATCACGGCAATCAATGTCGATGATGATTCTGCTGCTTATCCCGTCAAAAAGCTGGATGCGCACCTCAACAATATCCGACATGCCGCCATTTCGATATTCGTGTTCAACGGCTCTCGAATGCTGCTGCAGAAACGGGCGGAAACGAAATACCATTCTGGAGGCCTGTGGGCCAACACCGTCTGCTCTCACCCCCGCTGGATGGAGAGCTTTTCAGCCTGTGCGGGCAGACGTCAGGAAGAGGAATTGGGCTGGCAGGTTCCAGTCAGGAAATTTGGTGAAATCTCGTATCAGGCACGAGTCGGGGAATTGTTCGAAAACGAATTCGTGCACTGTTTCTACGGTCAGTTCGACGAAAGTATTGATGTAGAGCAGTACAACCGGGATGAAGTCTGCGAAGTCAAATGGCTGACCATTCCTGAAGCCATTCTGCAGATCGAGCAATACCCGGAAAACTATACCCAGTGGTTCAAGATCTACATGACCAAACACCGGCAGATGATCGATGCACTACTTTATGGTGATATGAACTGA
- a CDS encoding TatD family hydrolase codes for MMFIDPHAHMISRVTDDYEAMAKAGVVAVIEPAFWLGQPRTHVATYIDYLSSIIGFERFRAGQFGIRHYCTIGLNSKEANNEELAEAVMEILPQFALKEGVVAIGEIGYDEQTELEDKYFRAQLELAKELDLPVMIHTPHRDKKRGTSRSMDVCIEHGMDPSKIIVDHNNEETVREVLDRGFWAAFSIYPSTKMGNSRMVDILAEYGAERIMVDSACDWGISEPLGVAKTAALALERGIPEENVRLVCYQNALDAYGQSGQMKEEDWLNPPPVDQRGLYEGNSVLRGGREPLIEDDTDKRTLNNLIIE; via the coding sequence ATGATGTTTATTGACCCGCACGCGCACATGATTTCGCGCGTCACAGACGATTATGAAGCAATGGCCAAAGCGGGTGTTGTCGCTGTCATTGAACCCGCTTTCTGGCTGGGCCAACCACGCACCCATGTCGCCACCTATATCGACTACCTGTCTTCGATCATCGGTTTCGAACGTTTTCGAGCCGGCCAGTTTGGCATTCGACACTACTGCACGATCGGGCTCAACTCCAAGGAAGCCAACAACGAAGAACTGGCTGAGGCGGTCATGGAGATATTGCCGCAGTTTGCGCTGAAAGAAGGCGTTGTAGCCATCGGCGAAATTGGCTATGACGAGCAAACAGAGCTGGAAGACAAGTATTTCAGGGCACAGCTGGAGCTTGCCAAGGAACTGGACCTGCCAGTGATGATTCATACCCCCCACAGAGACAAGAAGCGAGGAACCTCGCGATCCATGGACGTGTGTATCGAACACGGTATGGATCCATCTAAAATCATTGTGGATCACAACAACGAAGAAACGGTGCGCGAAGTACTTGATCGCGGCTTCTGGGCAGCGTTTTCCATCTACCCATCGACCAAGATGGGCAACAGCCGTATGGTCGACATTCTGGCTGAATACGGTGCCGAACGCATCATGGTCGATTCCGCCTGCGACTGGGGAATCTCTGAACCACTGGGTGTTGCCAAGACTGCCGCGCTGGCTCTCGAACGTGGCATACCGGAGGAAAATGTCAGACTGGTCTGTTACCAGAACGCTCTTGATGCCTACGGGCAGAGCGGTCAAATGAAGGAAGAAGACTGGTTGAATCCACCACCTGTCGACCAACGTGGGCTTTACGAAGGTAACTCGGTACTGCGAGGTGGGAGGGAACCGCTCATTGAAGATGATACGGACAAGCGCACACTGAATAACCTCATCATCGAATAG
- a CDS encoding EboA domain-containing protein: MNKTTATGFLDTILKERLPADQYTWLLERLALLNNEDSLRNIHITYGLIPRRLGRQDLAATSEESATADSLVKGWKLSDWSIDMTARVMLLCTIAQQTNRDFAKLFKSMCQTADLGETISLYRGIALYPQSEELDKQIGEGLRTNMRAVFEAIAHNNPYPATHFSELRWNHMVLKALFVDSTLYPIQGLEERCNPELARILCDYAHERWSANRAVTPELWRCVGPFASDNMIDDLQRALESDVSVEQQGALLALSGCPDPRAEKLLENYPEQTRKVANGELSWDSVARQINQLA, encoded by the coding sequence ATGAACAAGACCACAGCCACCGGTTTTCTCGATACCATATTGAAAGAACGCCTGCCCGCCGATCAGTACACCTGGCTACTGGAGCGACTGGCTCTGCTGAACAACGAAGACAGCCTGCGCAATATCCACATAACCTACGGCCTCATACCCAGACGCCTGGGTCGACAGGACCTGGCGGCCACCAGCGAAGAAAGTGCAACGGCAGATTCACTCGTCAAGGGCTGGAAACTCTCGGACTGGAGCATCGACATGACTGCCAGAGTCATGCTGCTCTGCACGATTGCTCAACAGACCAATCGCGACTTCGCCAAGCTGTTCAAATCCATGTGTCAGACGGCGGACCTTGGAGAAACCATTTCACTGTACCGGGGAATAGCCCTCTACCCTCAGTCAGAAGAACTGGACAAACAGATTGGCGAAGGCCTGAGAACCAATATGCGTGCAGTATTTGAAGCGATTGCACATAACAACCCCTACCCTGCGACTCATTTCTCTGAGCTACGCTGGAATCACATGGTTCTCAAAGCCTTGTTCGTCGACAGCACTCTGTATCCGATTCAGGGCCTTGAAGAAAGGTGCAACCCGGAGCTGGCTCGCATACTTTGCGATTATGCACATGAACGCTGGTCAGCCAACCGTGCTGTAACGCCGGAGCTATGGCGCTGCGTAGGTCCATTCGCCAGTGACAACATGATCGACGACCTGCAAAGAGCACTGGAATCGGATGTATCGGTGGAACAACAAGGAGCCTTACTCGCCCTGAGTGGCTGCCCGGACCCGCGTGCAGAAAAACTGCTCGAGAATTACCCTGAACAGACACGAAAGGTTGCTAACGGAGAACTGTCGTGGGACTCTGTTGCCAGACAAATCAATCAACTTGCATAA